The following proteins are encoded in a genomic region of Chryseobacterium cucumeris:
- a CDS encoding glycerol-3-phosphate dehydrogenase/oxidase: MKRNEELSKLTNVKEWDFIVIGGGASGLGSALDAVSRGFKTLLLESHDFAKATSSRSTKLVHGGVRYLAQGDVGLVKEALKERGLLAKNAAHIVKNQSFIIPNYTWWGGIYYKIGLSVYDFLAGKLSLGKTKYISKAKTVEKLPTIEQNHLMSGVVYQDGQFDDARLAINLTQTIIEKGGSAVNYVKVINLLKDASDKVVGVVAEDQFSKQQYQIHGKVVINATGVFTNDILNMNNPKHGKLVVPSQGIHLVLDKSFLKSDDAIMIPKTSDGRVLFVVPWHDRALVGTTDTLLKDESFEPRALEEEISFVLNTARQYLAKKPTREDVKSVFAGLRPLAAPKDGSKSTKEVSRSHKVITSETGLVSIIGGKWTTYRKMAEDTVNEAMKVHRLGNSPSKTEHLSIHGNVKPEQVDRTNHLYVYGSDIPAIKKLQESNPRYAQKIHPDHPFTVAEVVWAVRAEMAETIEDILARRVRLLFLDARAAIDSAHNVARILAEEKGYSEEWAQQQENEFIELARGYLLTPYSPKVINLN, encoded by the coding sequence ATGAAACGAAACGAAGAACTCAGTAAGTTAACCAATGTAAAAGAATGGGACTTTATTGTCATAGGAGGAGGAGCCAGTGGTTTAGGTTCAGCATTAGATGCGGTAAGCAGGGGATTCAAAACTTTATTGCTTGAATCTCATGACTTCGCAAAAGCAACATCCAGCAGAAGTACCAAATTGGTACACGGCGGAGTTAGATATCTCGCTCAGGGAGATGTCGGATTGGTAAAAGAAGCATTAAAAGAAAGAGGACTCTTAGCAAAGAACGCAGCACATATTGTAAAAAATCAGTCTTTTATTATTCCTAACTATACCTGGTGGGGAGGAATCTACTATAAGATAGGTTTATCTGTTTATGATTTCCTTGCGGGAAAACTAAGTTTGGGTAAAACGAAATACATCAGCAAAGCGAAAACCGTTGAAAAGCTTCCTACTATTGAACAAAATCACTTAATGAGTGGTGTTGTTTACCAGGATGGACAGTTTGACGACGCCAGACTTGCCATTAATCTTACCCAGACGATTATTGAAAAAGGAGGAAGTGCTGTTAACTATGTGAAAGTAATCAACCTTTTGAAAGATGCTTCTGATAAAGTAGTAGGCGTAGTTGCTGAAGACCAGTTTTCTAAACAGCAATATCAGATCCATGGTAAAGTAGTCATCAATGCCACTGGTGTATTTACGAATGACATTCTTAATATGAACAACCCTAAGCATGGTAAATTGGTGGTACCAAGCCAGGGAATTCACCTGGTACTGGATAAATCTTTCCTGAAAAGCGATGATGCCATCATGATTCCAAAAACATCAGACGGCAGGGTTTTATTTGTTGTGCCGTGGCACGACAGAGCCTTGGTGGGAACCACCGATACTCTTTTAAAGGATGAAAGCTTTGAGCCTCGTGCACTGGAAGAAGAAATCAGCTTTGTTTTAAATACAGCAAGACAATATCTGGCTAAAAAACCAACCCGTGAAGATGTGAAATCAGTTTTCGCAGGTCTTCGTCCGCTTGCCGCCCCTAAAGATGGAAGCAAAAGCACCAAAGAAGTTTCCCGTAGCCATAAAGTTATTACTTCAGAAACCGGATTAGTTTCTATTATCGGAGGAAAATGGACTACTTACCGTAAAATGGCAGAAGATACTGTAAACGAAGCCATGAAAGTTCACAGATTGGGAAATAGCCCATCTAAAACAGAACATCTTTCCATCCACGGAAATGTAAAACCAGAACAGGTAGACAGAACCAATCATCTGTATGTGTACGGATCTGATATTCCGGCAATCAAAAAATTACAGGAAAGTAATCCGCGCTATGCTCAAAAAATCCATCCTGATCATCCCTTCACCGTAGCAGAAGTGGTATGGGCCGTAAGAGCTGAAATGGCAGAAACCATTGAAGATATCCTGGCAAGAAGAGTACGTCTGCTTTTCCTGGATGCCAGAGCAGCGATAGACAGCGCTCATAACGTAGCAAGAATCCTTGCTGAAGAAAAAGGATACTCTGAAGAATGGGCGCAGCAGCAGGAAAATGAATTCATTGAACTGGCAAGAGGATATTTATTGACTCCTTATTCACCTAAAGTAATCAACCTAAATTAG